A window of the Henckelia pumila isolate YLH828 chromosome 3, ASM3356847v2, whole genome shotgun sequence genome harbors these coding sequences:
- the LOC140892301 gene encoding nudix hydrolase 8-like, producing MKHRSRSNSKFRTKTMASNHSMACKSPGFLGHNVAGADSRIAWTNYNPNYTVIFHHSPSSKHGTGKMPSFKLDSNPTRHLRRENHAHEKGVRVLSADTVTPNLSIELLDAWDDEYNGVVVEPTSLPSSANGFASALRTSLSCWKSKRKKGIWLKLLEEQADLVPIAIQEGFIYHHAEPGYVMLTYWIPDEPCLLPSGPSHQIGIAGFVINDQKQILVVKEKCSCLCAGVWKLPTGYINKSEELFSGAVREVKEETGIDTRFLELVAFRHVHRVAFEKSDLLFVCVLKPLSFEIKIDENEIQDAKWISVDELLKQEFYEEDEMSKRVIEICMETYEKNYSGFFARQVISKFDGRKLSYLYYKYVNVK from the exons ATGAAGCATCGATCCCGATCGAACTCGAAATTTAGAACAAAAACTATGGCATCGAATCATAGTATGGCCTGCAAATCGCCTGGTTTTCTTGGCCACAATGTTGCTGGGGCTGATTCAAGAATTGCATGGACCAACTATAATCCCAATTATACGGTCATATTTCACCACA GCCCTTCTTCCAAGCATGGTACTGGCAAAATGCCAAGTTTTAAGCTCGACTCTAATCCAACACGACATTTACGCCGCGAAAATCATGCACATGAGAAAGGGGTTCGTGTTCTGTCCGCAGACACGGTAACACCAAATTTATCCATTGAATTATTGGATGCGTGGGACGACGAATACAATGGAGTTGTCGTGGAACCGACAAGCTTACCTTCGAGTGCAAACGGTTTTGCATCGGCACTCAGGACTTCTTTATCATGCTGGAAATCCAAG AGAAAAAAGGGTATATGGCTAAAATTGTTGGAAGAACAAGCTGATCTTGTCCCAATAGCTATTCAG GAAGGTTTTATATATCACCATGCCGAGCCTGGATACGTCATGCTAACATATTGGATCCCTGATGAGCCTTGCCTGCTACCTTCGGGACCTTCGCATCAAATAGGCATCGCGGGATTCGTTATTAATGATCAAAAACAG ATTCTTGTGGTAAAAGAGAAGTGTTCTTGTCTTTGCGCCGGAGTTTGGAAACTGCCTACTGGCTATATCAATAAG TCAGAAGAATTGTTCTCAGGAGCTGTAAGAGAAGTGAAAGAAGAAACTGGT ATAGACACAAGATTCTTGGAACTGGTAGCTTTCAG ACATGTCCACAGGGTGGCTTTTGAGAAGTCAGATTTGCTATTTGTCTGCGTGCTTAAGCCATTATCGTTCGAGATCAAGATCGACGAAAACGAAATTCAGGACGCGAAG TGGATAAGTGTGGATGAACTCTTGAAGCAAGAATTTTACGAAGAAGACGAGATGTCGAAGAGggtgattgagatttgtatggaAACATATGAAAAAAATTACAGTGGATTCTTTGCACGCCAGGTGATATCTAAATTTGATGGCCGGAAGCTATCATACTTGTATTACAAGTATGTGAATGTCAAGTAG